The sequence AGATGGCGTTATGTTCTGGCTAGGTATCGATAGTCCCTACGCCCTTCATCATCCTCAGATGAGCCCTAAGGAAGAAGCCTTAGCCATTGGGGTAGATGCGGTCTCTAGTTTCTTGAATAAGAAGGCAGCAGAGTAGAGGAATTGTCTATGAAAGCAGAACTACGCAAGAAAATTTTGCAAGAAATGAAGGCTTTATCTCAGGAGCAAAAACAGGCTATGGATCGAGTTTTAACTGAGCGTTTCTTACAACACCCTTTTTACCAAGAAGCCAAGACCATCGCAACCTATCTCTCCTTCCCTCATGAATTTCAAACGCAGGAACTGATTGAGCAGGCGCTGAAGGACGATAAAAAGGTTCTGATACCCAAAACCTATCCCAAGGGACGGATGGAGTTTGTGGTCTATGATCCGCAGCAGTTGGTAAAAACTTCCTTTGGTTTACTGGAACCGCAAGGAGACTTGGAAGTGGTGGAACCGTCTCAGATTGATTTAATTCATGTTCCGGGTTTAGCTTTTACAACAGAGGGCTATCGGATCGGATATGGTGGAGGATATTATGACCGCTATCTGGAACATTTTGCTGGGCAGAGCCTGAGTACAATCTATCCTTGTCAAGTTCAGGAGTTTAACTTTGAAAACCATGATATTCCCGTCCAGGAGGTGCTAATCTATGAAGGAAATCTTTGATAAACGTTATCCTGTGACTAGCTTCTTCCTCCTAGTAACAGCATTGGTATTTCTCTTGATGTTGGTTTTTACAGGTTTAAATTTTGAACGAGCAGATACCCTGCTTCAGTTTGGGGCCATGTATGGACCGATCATTCGCCTGTTCCCTGAGCAGATATGGCGCCTTTTTTCGGCTATATTTGTGCATATTGGATGGGAGCATTTTATTGTCAATATGATTTCACTCTACTTTCTTGGACGACAAGTGGAGGAAATTTTCGGTTCTAAGCAGTTCTTCTTTCTCTATCTCTTATCAGGAATGATGGGCAATCTCTTTGTTTTTGCTTTCACACCGAAAGTTGTCGCTGCTGGGGCATCCACTTCTCTTTACGGACTATTTGCTGCGATTATCGTTTTGCGTTACGCAACTCGCAACCCCTATATTCAGCAGTTGGGGCAATCCTATCTGACACTTTTCGTGATAAATATCATTGGAAGTGTTCTGATTCCAGGAATCAGCCTAGCTGGGCATATCGGAGGTGCAGTAGGCGGTTCCTTTCTAGCAGTCATCTTCCCAGTTAAATGGGAGAGAAGGATGTACAGTACTAGCCAGCGAATCGGGGCAACCGTACTTTTTATCGCACTAGCCGTTTTCCTTTGCTATAAGGGAATGACCTATGTGTAGGGGGGAATAGTTAAAAAGCTACTCAAAAAATGAGTAGCTTTTTTTGGAACCATTCGAAACAACACAGCTCTAAAACTGAGTCAAAAGCAACATGACTTTTAGTGGTGTTTTGGAACCATTCGAAACAACACAGCTCTAAAACCTACCTCAATCCTTGGATTTAAGCTGTAAAGTTTTGGAACCATTCGAAACAACACAGCTCTAAAACACTTTGACAAGCAATAGCTATCAAGAAAATGTTTTGGAACCATTCGAAACAACACAGCTCTAAAACAGAGCCATCCTTACACTATTCAGAGGCCTTGTTTTGGAACCATTCGAAACAACACAGCTCTAAAACTTTTCATCAAGCGCCAATCCATCCAGTAAAGTTTTGGAACCATTCGAAACAACACAGCTCTAAAACTTCCTTATCTTGATTATATTATATCACGGTGTTTTGGAACCATTCGAAACAACACAGCTCTAAAACAACAATAATGACAGCAGAAAGAGGACACGAGTTTTGGAACCATTCGAAACAACACAGCTCTAAAACCCTGCTGAGGCACAGCAATCACTTTCAGACGTTTTGGAACCATTCGAAACAACACAGCTCTAAAACTGTTGTAGCATTTCAGCAAGCGACTGTTCTGTTTTGGAACCATTCGAAACAACACAGCTCTAAAACCTCGTAGAAAAGTTTTTCTCACGAAATTTCGTAATCGCGCCATTCGTCCCAGCCAGACTTCAGCTCGTTAGGTTCCAATTGTTACCCTTATTATACCATATTTTCGGGGTTCAGGAAATAGTCTTGATCCAGCACATACTGCGGGAAATCAAAGACTTTTCGAGGTTCGACAAATAAGACTCTTAGTTGATTGAGTTGGATATACTCTATCAGATTTACTAACTCATCCTTTGAAAGATAGGCGGTCGCATTGATGAAAACAAGGAGTTTCTTTTTGGAAAGATATTTAAAAACCTGGATAATTTCTAGCATCTTTTCAAAAGGCGTATCACTTAGAGTTTCAACTTTGACTCCTAACGCATCAATCAACTCTAGGATAGTAATTTCATCGTATTCCAGGTCTAGTTCATTTTCTAAGCACTCAAATGCCAGCAATTCTGTAATCGTAGCAACTAGCTTTTCAATCATGGATTTGACTTCTGGTTTGTCGTTGAGTTGATTTTCTAAATCAGCATGTATCAGTTTGAGCATGGCAGGTGAGTTTAGATTGTATCCTAAGACATCCGTTATCACTAGTAACTCGGCCTCTTTCATAGCTTTTAGATTTCTATCAAACAACTTTAACTCTCCATCATCAGTGTACTGGTAGAACTGCTTGACGATAGTCGAAAAGGTAAACTGGTCTTCCAGGACTAAAAAGGTTGCATTTTCAATAGCCAATGGTTCATCCAATAATGGGAAATTAATCTTCATCTCTAGGCTCCTCTCCTAGAAAAACTAAACGTGCGTCGGAGTTTGCTACGCTAGTATTTCGCTCACCATTTAAGTAAATCATGCGAGAAAACTGCTTTTCTGTAACGGTTAAGAGAGTGATGTTCCCTTTTTTAGGATTGTGCGTCTTAAGGCGTTCAATCATGGCGTTATTAGCAGAGTTATTGAGCAAGAGCTTGCTATAGATGGAGAATTGGTGCATGATAAATCCTTCATCTATGAGGAACTTACGAAATCTCCGATAGGCCTTGCGTTCCTCTATAGTATCAACCGGCATATCAAACATTAAAATCATACGCATATATCGATAACTCATATCCTAAACTCAGGAACTCCTTTCTCCGGTTGATTGAGAGCTTGGATGACTTTCTTAGTATAGTCACTGACGATATTGGACAGGTACATATCTTTGCCATTGTAGTGGAAGGTGTCTGAGAAAATGGTAAAAAGTTCTCGCTTGATTTTGACAAAAGAACTGCTTCGATTTTCATAGACGATTCTGTCAATAATCGGACGAAAAGGTTCCATAATATCGCTAGCGAGGTTGAATTGATTAAACTGATTAGCATGTTTCAAGCCAAACTGAGTCATGCAGCCAGACAAGACAATCTCACGCGCAAACATACTCAAAATCAAGGTGTAACCATAGTCTAAGGCAGCATTGACATCATTGTCTTGTTCACGGCTAAAATCATTCCCAAACAAGGTGTTAAAATAAATCCGAGCTGCGTGCCCTTCGCGGTTACTAGGATCAAACAAATCCAACCCATGATAGAGATCGATGACTGACTGGCTCTTTTCCAGAAAACCACAACTACCCAGATATAAAGCCTGATTGAGAATTTTTTGTGCAATAATGGTGGTCCAGATTTCCGCCTTTACATCTTCATTCCAGGAAATTTGACGAGAGAGTTGTAAACTGGAATCATGCCGACCGTAGTAAGGCATCAAGTATGCCGTTGGCAAGCGTTTATCATCACAAAAGATGACCAGAATATTTTCATCCACCAAACGTTTAATCAGCATGGTGGAGAGAACGATATCTGTCGTCTCCAAAAGAAGGATGTCCACCTCGGACAGGTGAATCAACTCTGTCCGAGAGGCATCTTTAAAAATCAAGTGATTGTTCTTGTAGGAGAGCTTAGAGTGTGTATTCACAACAACGGTTCTCCATCCCATTAGTCTTCTCCCAGTTTGCTTAAGTCAATCCGAGTCTCGTAAAGACCAGTGATGGACTGGTGGATGAGGGTGGCGTTGAGGAGTGACGAAGGTGTATAGTCTCTGTATCGTGGAATTTTTACTCCCAAGAACTCGAAGTCAGAAGCACTTCCTTGTGAAGTTAACTCGAATAAACCAGCATTTTTACTATTTCTTGGACCAATGAAACTGAAACATAACTTTTCGATATCAACTGTTTCCCAATCAATAAATGCTTGTCTGATTCTTTCTCCATTTTTTAATGCACCTACATACTTATCGTTAAAATCAAGTACAGATTCTAAAAGTTTAGCAAAATCATTTCGATGTTTCTCAACATACTCTAAGTGTTCTGGTTCAAGTGTTTTATTAATATTCTTAGCATGATACAAAAGAGTCGTATATTTTTCGGGGAGGACCAATTCATTACCTTTATGAATTTCTCCTCGTTTATTGTTTGTTGATAGAATACTTGCCAGTCTTCTTCTTGTACCATCAGGAAACTCAAACAAACTATATTTAGGTAAAGTAATAGTTGATAGAATTTTTATGTATCCTTTTTCAAGGAGATAGTTTTTCTTGTTCTTTTCAAAATTTATTTTATCTAAAATAGAGATACCTTGAAACTCAAGCACTGTCTTTTGTTGTTTTTTCGCTCCTTTTTCAATAATAGCTTTAACTAAGACCGCGTATGAGTTAGAAATACCAGCGTAACCACCGTATTTTCGTGGGTCAAGCCCTTGCTTAATTGGGACAAGATTTTCTTTACTATCTTCTGAAGGTTTAGGAGATGGATTAGAATTGAACAATCCTTTAGGTTTACCTCTATCTAGACCATGTGTTTGAATCTCTGTCTTCTTCACAATATTCACCTGCGGAAGTGAAAGAACTTTTTTGATTGTAGCGAAATCTTTTTCCTTATTCCAAGCGATTTCTCCAGTGTCTTTGGAGTATTCGATATTCTCTCTTTTTACGATAGTTCCGTCTGCGTAATGCACCTCTTCTTTAAAGAAGTTCAGCAAGTTTGAGTAGAAGAAATATTTTTCAGTTGCTTTTTCGACTTCTTTAGGATCTTTGAATCTGGAGATGTATCTCTTAAGATCGTATTTTTGATAGTCACCATAGACGAATTCAGGCTCTAGTTTAGGATATTTCTTAAGGATAGCCTTAGCAACCACTGCATTTAAATAGGCATCATGCGCGTGGTGGTAGTCATTGATTTCCCGTACCTTGTATAACCTAAATTCTTTACGGAAGTTGGAAACTAGATTGGATTTCAAAGTGATGATTTTGACGATGCGGTTCTGCTTATCCTTCTCAGTCACTTCTGTATTGAAGCGGGCATCTAAAATCTGAGCAACATGTTTTGTGATTTGACGTGTTTCAACTAACTGGCGCTTGATAAAACCAACTTTATCACGCTCATCTAGCCCACCTCGTTCAGCCTTGGTTAAATTATTAAATTTACGTTCTGAAATCAATTTAGAATCCAATAATTGTTGCAAAAAGGCTTTTCTTTTTTGAACGACTTCTAGGCTAGGAACATTATCGGATTTCCCACGATTATCCTTTGAACTAGTTAAGACACGGTTATCAAGAGAATCATCCTTGATAAAGGCCTGTGGGATGATGTGGTCAATGTCATAGTTGCTCAGTTGGTTGATATCAAGAGCTTCTCCAGTGTACATATCCTTCCCATTTTGGAGATAGTAAAGGAAGAGACGATCATTTTGAAGTTGAATATTATCTGTTGGATGTTCTTTTAATATATTTGAATCAAGCCCAGGTGCTAAATTTTTTAGTGCATCTTCAATGCGCTTATATCTTTGTTGAGAATTCTTTTTCCCTCTGCCAGTTGTCTGATTTTCTCGTGCCATCTCAATCACAATGGACTCAGGAGCATGGCCCATAACCTTGACAAGTTCATCAACAATCTTGATACTTTGTAAAATTCCCTTTTTAATGGCAGGGCTTCCTGGGAGTTCTTGGACGACTTGCTTCACATCATCTGTCTTGCCAACCACTTGTGCTTTTTGGATAATTTCTTTGAAGGAAAGTCCGTCATCATTGATTAACTGCATAAAGTTGCGATTGCTGTAACCGTCATCAATCAGATAATCAAGAATCGTTTTGCCGCTTTTTTTATCATGGATGCCATTAATCAGCTTGGCAGAGAGCTTTCCCCAACCGGTATAGTGTCGACGAGTCAGTGCCTTGATTACTTTCTCATCAAAGATAGAGGCATATTGTGCAAGATGCTGCTTAATCATCTCACGATCTTCAAAGATAGTTAGCGTGTGGACGATATTTTCAAGAATCTCTTCATTTTTAGGGTCATCCATAAACTCCTTATCCTTGATAATCTTGAGCAAATCATGGTAAGTAGAAAGACTAGCGTTAAATTGTTTTTCAATTCCTTTTAGTTCGATTCCATCGTAGCCATCAACAGTGTGTAGATAATGAATGATATCTTTTTCAGTTACTTTTCTTTTCTCTTTGAATAATTGATTGACAATTTGCTTCTTCTGAGCACTATCAAGGAATTGATAGTCTCTTAATCCTTCTGCAATAAATTTTACTTTTGTTAATTCATTATAGACAGCAAATGTTTCATACAAGAGACTGTGTTTAGGCAAAACTTTTTCTTCTGGCAGATACAAGTCATAGTTAGTCATCTTATTGATGAAGTCTTCCGCAGAGCTTGCTTTATCAACAATTTCTTCAAAATTCCAAGGTCTTATTGCTTGGTCAGAATTTCGAGTAAGCCAAGCAAAATCACGATTGCCACGAGCCAATGGGCCAACGTAGTAAGGAATACGGAAAGTTAAGATTTTCTCTATCTTTTCTTTATTGTCCTTCAGAAATGGATAATGTTCTCCTTGCCGACGGAGAATGGCATTCATTTCTTGAAGATGAATTTGATGAGGAATAGAACCATTATCAAAGGTGCGTTGTTTTCTCAAAAAATCTTCACGTTCGATTTTATCAAGGAAATAATCTGTTCCTTCGAATTTAGAGAGAAGATTTTTGATATATTTGTAAAATGTTTCTTGAGTGGTCTTGCCATCGATATATCCAGCATACCCATCTTTAGATTGGTCAGAAAAAACTTCATCATATTTTTCTGGAAGATTGGCTTTGATGAATTGTTTTAAAGCTGCCAAGTCTTTTTGGTGATTTTCATAGCGCTCAATCATAGATGCTGATAATGGAGCCTTGGTTGAAGGATCTGTGACAGTCAAAATGCCTGATAGAAGAATAGCATCATAGAGTTTTTTGGCAACTAAGAAAAGATCAGCAAAGTCATCTCCAATTTGTCCGAGCAAGTTTTCCAAATCCTCATCATAGGTATCTTTAGAAAATTGTAGCGGAGCTTTTTCTTCTAAGTCAAAATGTTTTTTGAAATCAGCTTGATTTCCTACAATCAACTTGAGAAATTCCGAAAACAAACCAGTGGACTTTTCATCAGGAAAGAGTCTTAGAACGCGTTCTCTCTTTGCAGATTTACTAATTTTATCGGTAAAAATTGCTTCTATTTGTGCGTTTTGCCCACTAAGTGAACTTCCTTCAAAGGTGTTGTCGTAAATGCTTATAAACTCGTTAAAGATTTTTTGAATATCATTATTTTTTATATCGAAAGCTTCTTCATATAAAAAATGCCCACGGTATTTAATCATATGAGCTAATACTAGATAGATCAAGCGCAAGTCAGCTTTTTCTTTCGAATCAGCCAGTTGCTTTCTCAAATGATAGATAGTTGGAAATTGCTTATGGTATTCTTTTTCTTCTGCCAAGGTAGCAAAAATAGGGTATTTACTCCCTCTTTTATCCTCAGGAATTAAAAAGGAGTCATCCAATCGATGAAAGAAACCACTATCCAACTTGCTCATTTCTTCAAAAAAGATTTCTTGGAGATAGCGAAGACGATTTTTCCGACGGGTATAGCGACGACGTGCAGTTCGTTTGAGGCGTCTATCCTCAGCGGTTGTCCCTTCATCAAATAATAAAGCTCCGATGAGGTTTTTCTTGATAAAGTGTTTATCGGTATTGCCCAAAACTTTCATCTTTTTAGATGGCACTTTATAGTCATCTGTAATAACGGCCCATCCGACGCTGTTAGTTCCGATATCGAGTCCAATAGAGTAAGGTTTATTGCTCATTTAGTCTTCTCCTTTGAGTTATACTCTTTAAGTTCTAATTAGTAATAGCTAATATATTAACCTTAGCTAAATTATATATCTTTTGGCTATTAAAATCAAGAAATTGTAAAACGTTTTCATTGTGTAAATTTTTAAATCGTTATAAAATGGAATGTTATTCTATTTCATATAGATTTCTTCTTGCAATTTTTAAAAGAATGGTATACAATACAAGTGTTGGAACTATTCGAAACAACACAGCAAGTTAAAATAAGGCTTTGTCCGTACACAACTTGAAAAAGTGCGCACCGATTCGGTGCTTTTTATTTTATTATACTAATTCATTGTGCTCTTATTTTTGTTAAAAAAACAAATAATATCATAGCGCTTTCATGAAGTTTGATACCAATTCGATGGAGCTTATAAGTAGGTTAACTGAGAAATACAGATTTCTTTTTAGATTATAGATGTTCTGAAGAATAGCAATACAAAAAAGAACTGGGATAATTAACTATCCTAGCTCTTTTTATATGGAATTTTCTTCTATTTCCCCTCAGCTAACTCTTTTCCGAGTTGGATGAGGTAGTCTTTCAAGTCGTCTTTGACCTGTGGGTGTTTGAGAGCGTAGTCGATGGAGGTTTTCATAAAGCCAAACTTGTCTCCGACATCGTAACGAGCCCCTTTGAACTCACGAGCAAATACACGTTGTGTTTTATTGAGGGTATCGATTGCATCTGTCAGCTGAATTTCATTTCCTGCACCTGGAGCTTGGTTTTCGAGGATTTGGAAAATTTCAGGAGTGAGGAGGTAGCGTCCGATGATAGCAAGGTCACTAGGAGCGTCCTCTGGAGCTGGTTTTTCAACGAAGGTTTCAACGCTGTAAAGACCGTCTTTTCCTTCGCCTTGCGGAGCAATAACCCCATAAGCAGAGACTTCGTCATGAGGGACTGGCATAACAGCGATAGTGGACGCGTGGGTACGTTCGTAGTCATCCATGAGTTGTTTGGTAAGCGGAACAGCCTTTTCGTCTGTGATATCCATCAAGTCATCACCAAGCATAACGACAAAAGGTTCATTTCCAACGAAAGCTTTGGCTTGCAAAACAGCATCTCCGAGACCACGTGGATGTGTTTGACGGATAAAATGCAGGCGCATGCCGGTTGTCTCATCAACCAGCTTCAGAAGATCTGTTTTCCCTTTTTCTTTAAGGTTGTATTCCAATTCGAAGTTTGAATCAAAATGGTCCTCGATAGAACGTTTTGACTTACCCGTAACAACCAAGATGTCTTCGATTCCAGACTTGAGGGCTTCTTCAACGATAAACTGGATAGTGGGCTTGTCTACGATTGGCAACATTTCCTTGGCCAAGGCCTTAGTTGCTGGGAGGAAGCGAGTTCCCAATCCAGCGGCAGGGATGACTGCTTTTCTGACTTTTTGTTTCATGATGTTCCTTTCTATAAGGGTCTAAGACCATTCGTTTTCTGCTTTAAATTCATTGTTCATGATGTCAGTGATTGCTTCTTTGATATTGACACCTTCGTAGATGACTCGGTAAATAGCCTGTGTGATTGGCATGTAGACACCCAATTCCTGAGCCAGCTCGTAAGCTGCTCGAGTTGTTGAGATTCCTTCGATGACCATGCCCATATTAGCTTCGATGTCTGCGAGGGATTCTCCACGACCGAGAGCATCACCAGCTCTCCAGTTACGAGAGTGGATAGATGTCCCAGTTACGATCAAATCCCCAACTCCAGAAAGCCCGCTATAAGTCAGAGGATTAGCTCCCAGAGCGACCCCTAGACGGGTGATTTCAGCCAGGCCACGGGCAATGATAGCCGCCTTGGCATTATCGCCAAATCCTAGACCATGTAGTGCCCCAGCGCCAACTGCGATGATGTTTTTGAGAGCACCAGCGGTTTCAACCCCGATAACATCCGTATTGGTATAGAGGCGGAAGTAGTGGTTGCTAAAGAGATTTTGGACGTACTGGGCCGTTTCAAGGTCTTTAGAGGCTGCAGTGATCAAGGTAATATCCCGTACAATCGTTTCCTCAGCGTGGCTAGGTCCTGAAACAACAACGACTTCACTACGAAGGTCAGCTGGGATTTCCTCTTCAAGAATAGTTGATAGACGTTTGTGGCTATCTGGTTCCAATCCTTTGGAGGCATGCATGATGACAACCTTGTGATCAAGCACCTTTGCTACTTGTTGGGCAACCAGTCTCGTTACTTTTGTTGGGACTACAAATAAAACAGCATCCACATCCTTTAGTGTTTCTTCTAAATCATGATAGGCTTTGATTTTTTCGTCGAGTAGGATATCTTTGAAATAGCGTTTGTTTGTATGTTGGTTATTGATTTCATCAATTTGGTCAGAAATATTTCCCCAAATTCGAACCTCGTGTCCATTGTCGTTTAGGACCTGCGAAAGGGCAGTTCCCCAAGAACCAGGACCCAAGACAGCGATGGTTTGTTTCTTCATCTTTTCCTCCTTGTAAGAGTTCTTCCTTTCATTTTACCATAAAAAGCCTTTTCATGCATCACCTGTAGGTGAAAGCGCACTAATTTATAACAAGGAGACTTCTTTGACAAGATGCCTCTTTTTTGCTAGAATAGCATCAATATGAACGAATGAGAAGGAGCTGACGCAGGATGTCGCTCCCTTTATCTATTTTATTAGGAGGAAATATGCTCATTAAAAAAATAAAAACCTATAAATGGCAGGCCTTGGCATCCCTAATGATGACAGGCTTGATGGTTGCGAGCTCGCTCTTACAACCACGCTATCTGCAAGAGGTGTTAGAGGCTTTGTTGACCGGAAGAAATGAGGCTATTTATAGTATTGGCGCTTGGTTGATAGGAGTAGCCCTAGTCGGTCTGGTTGCAGGTGGGGTCAATGTAACGCTTGCAGCCTACATTGCTCAAGGAGTGTCTTCGGACCTTCGGGAAGACGCTTTTCGCAAGATCCAGACTTTTTCTTATGCCAATATCGAGCAATTCAATGCGGGTAACCTTGTCGTCCGAATGACCAATGATATCAACCAAATTCAGAACGTGGTGATGATGGCTTTTCAAATTCTTTTCCGTCTCCCTCTTCTCTTTATCGGTTCCTTTATCTTGGCGGTTCACACTCTTCCGTCACTTTGGTGGGTGATTGTCCTCATGGTGTTCCTAATCTTTGCACTAACTGCCATCATGATGGGAATGATGGGACCACGGTTTGCTAAGTTTCAAACCCTTCTTGAACGGATCAATGCTATCGCTAAGGAAAATCTACGTGGTGTGCGCGTGGTCAAATCCTTTGTACAGGAAAAAGCACAATTTGACAAATTTACCGAGGTTTCAGATGAACTTCTCGGACAAAATCTTTATATCGGTTATGCCTTCTCAGTTATAGAACCCGTTATGATGCTAGTCGGCTATGGGGCAGTCTTCCTCTCTATCTGGTTGGTGGCAGGTATGGCTCAGTCAGATCCATCTGTTGTGGGCTCTATTGCTTCCTTTATCAACTATCTCAGCCAGATTATCTTTACCATCATCATGGTTGGATTTTTAGGAAATTCTGTCAGTCGTGCCATGATTTCCTTGCGTCGTATTCGCGAAATTCTAGATACCGAGCCAGCGATGACCTTTAAAGATCTCCCAGATGAAGAGTTAGAAGGAAGTCTCTCTTTTGAAAATGTGACCTTCACCTATCCTAATGATGATGAGCCTATGCTGAAGAATGTAACCTTTGATATTGCGCCTGGTCAGATGGTCGGTGTGGTTGGGGCGACTGGAGCAGGGAAGTCCACCCTAGCTCAGTTAATTCCGCGACTTTTTGACCCACAGGAGGGATCTATCAAGATTGGTGGCAAGGATATTCGAGACGTCAGCGAGGGAACCTTGCGTAAAACAGTTTCCATCGTCTTGCAACGTGCTATTCTCTTTAGCGGGACCATTGCAGATAATCTTCGCCAAGGAAAAGGCAATGCCAGCGTGTCAGAAATGGAACGTGCAGCACGGATTGCCCAAGCCAGCGAATTTATCGGACGCATGGAAAATAAATTTGAGAGTCAGGTCGAAGAGCGAGGCACCAATTTTTCTGGTGGACAAAAGCAACGGATGTCCATTGCCCGTGGGATTGTCAGCAATCCCCGTATCCTGATTTTTGACGATTCGACTTCGGCATTGGATGCCAAGTCAGAAAGACTCGTACAGGAAGCTTTGAACAAAGACCTGAAAGGGACGACAACTATTATCATCGCTCAAAAGATCAGTTCAGTCGTCCATGCGGACAAGATTTTGGTCTTGGACCAAGGGCGCTTGATTGGAGAAGGACGGCATGCAGACTTGGTAGCTAACAATGCCGTCTACCGCGAAATCTACGAAACACAAAAGGGAAAGGAGGAATAAAATGAAAACCGTTCGATTTTTCTGGAATTATTTTAAAGTTTACAAGTTCTCCTTTGTCATTGTGGTTCTGATGGTTGCAGTTGCGACGATTGCCCAAGCCC comes from Streptococcus oralis and encodes:
- the galU gene encoding UTP--glucose-1-phosphate uridylyltransferase GalU translates to MKQKVRKAVIPAAGLGTRFLPATKALAKEMLPIVDKPTIQFIVEEALKSGIEDILVVTGKSKRSIEDHFDSNFELEYNLKEKGKTDLLKLVDETTGMRLHFIRQTHPRGLGDAVLQAKAFVGNEPFVVMLGDDLMDITDEKAVPLTKQLMDDYERTHASTIAVMPVPHDEVSAYGVIAPQGEGKDGLYSVETFVEKPAPEDAPSDLAIIGRYLLTPEIFQILENQAPGAGNEIQLTDAIDTLNKTQRVFAREFKGARYDVGDKFGFMKTSIDYALKHPQVKDDLKDYLIQLGKELAEGK
- a CDS encoding NAD(P)H-dependent glycerol-3-phosphate dehydrogenase, which codes for MKKQTIAVLGPGSWGTALSQVLNDNGHEVRIWGNISDQIDEINNQHTNKRYFKDILLDEKIKAYHDLEETLKDVDAVLFVVPTKVTRLVAQQVAKVLDHKVVIMHASKGLEPDSHKRLSTILEEEIPADLRSEVVVVSGPSHAEETIVRDITLITAASKDLETAQYVQNLFSNHYFRLYTNTDVIGVETAGALKNIIAVGAGALHGLGFGDNAKAAIIARGLAEITRLGVALGANPLTYSGLSGVGDLIVTGTSIHSRNWRAGDALGRGESLADIEANMGMVIEGISTTRAAYELAQELGVYMPITQAIYRVIYEGVNIKEAITDIMNNEFKAENEWS
- a CDS encoding ABC transporter ATP-binding protein; its protein translation is MLIKKIKTYKWQALASLMMTGLMVASSLLQPRYLQEVLEALLTGRNEAIYSIGAWLIGVALVGLVAGGVNVTLAAYIAQGVSSDLREDAFRKIQTFSYANIEQFNAGNLVVRMTNDINQIQNVVMMAFQILFRLPLLFIGSFILAVHTLPSLWWVIVLMVFLIFALTAIMMGMMGPRFAKFQTLLERINAIAKENLRGVRVVKSFVQEKAQFDKFTEVSDELLGQNLYIGYAFSVIEPVMMLVGYGAVFLSIWLVAGMAQSDPSVVGSIASFINYLSQIIFTIIMVGFLGNSVSRAMISLRRIREILDTEPAMTFKDLPDEELEGSLSFENVTFTYPNDDEPMLKNVTFDIAPGQMVGVVGATGAGKSTLAQLIPRLFDPQEGSIKIGGKDIRDVSEGTLRKTVSIVLQRAILFSGTIADNLRQGKGNASVSEMERAARIAQASEFIGRMENKFESQVEERGTNFSGGQKQRMSIARGIVSNPRILIFDDSTSALDAKSERLVQEALNKDLKGTTTIIIAQKISSVVHADKILVLDQGRLIGEGRHADLVANNAVYREIYETQKGKEE